ATGGTCATAATGAAAGTTTGCTCGGCAAGGCTTTGCAAGGTAAACGAGATAAAGCAATTGTTGCTACTAAGTTTGCTTATACAACAAATTATGAAAAAATCGTCGGTCACCCTGATTATATCCAAAAAGCTGTTGAAGACAGTCTGCGCCGATTAAATATTGACTATATTGACCTTTATTATCAACATCGTGTCGATCCAAATGTTCCGATTGAAGAGACAATCGGCGCAATGTCCGATTTAGTTACGGCAGGAAAAGTTCGAGCAATTGGATTATCCGAAGCATCAGTTGATACCATAAAACGGGCACACAACATACATCCTATTTCTGCATTACAAACAGAATACTCCTTGTGGAGCAGAGATATTGAGGAGGAAATCTTACCTGTTGTAAGAGATCTAGGAATTACACATGTAGCTTACAGTCCATTAAGCAGAGGATTTATAACCGGAGAAATAAGTAATTTCAAAGATTTTGGCGATGATGATTTGCGCAGATTTATGCCGCGGTTCCAAGGAGAGAACTTCCAAAAAAATCTTGATATAGTCAGTGAAATTCAGAATATGGCTAAAGAAAAGAATGTTACACCTTCTCAATTAGCTATCGCTTGGACAATTGCAAATGGTGCCCTGCCAATCCCTGGGACAAAGCGTCAAAAATACTTAGAGGAAAATGTCGGCGCTTTAGAAGTCGAATTAACTCCTCAAGATTTAGTACGTCTTGACAGTATAAATCCCAAAAATACGGTCTATGGAAATCGCTATGATGATAATAATATGAAGGATCTTAGTCTGTAAGTTTTTATGGGCACTACTCTTTTACGCAGTGCCCTTTTATTATGGCAGTATCTTTAAATCTTTTTCATGAATATCATAAAAAGCTAATTTATAATTTATTTTCTCCAGATAGCTATAAGTTTCTTGCAGCTGTTCTTCTACTTTTTTCTTATGCTTAAGCATCATTTCTTTTCTTTCCCTAATAGAGTCCTTGCCATACTGTGTTAATTCCACATATTTCTTCATTTCACTCAGCGGCATATTCGTTGCACGCAAACACACCATAAAGCTTAGCCACTCTAAGTGATAATCCTCATAAATTCGAATTCCATTATGATCTCTATTAACAGTAGGAACAAGTCCTTCTTTTTCATAAAAACGCAGTGTGTGCGGAGATATTCCTGTTTTTTCAGCAACCTCGCTTATCGTAAGCCCCATATGGCCCCTCCTCTTATACCTCATTCTATTTTCATGTATTTTACTTTATATCTATTTATTTCCGCAATTAAAAGCATATTCCTATAAATATGTTCATATTGAGAAAAGACCTATTAACGAATAATAGGCCTCTCCCTTTCATTCACATAATAATCTTATTACTGCATATACTTCTCCACTAATTCAAAGCATCTTTCTTCCGTAAGATTTCCTAGCACAGCCACGTATTCCAACTGTTCCATCGTACCGCCTTCATATTTTAAAGAAGCCTCTTTTGCAGTACTATCTCTGTATTCAATCCACTTACGCTGTTCATTTCTCAACTGCTCCATTTCGTCAGAAGGCAGTTGCTTCTGTAAGACACCATAAATTTCATTTACTAAGCCATCCCACGTGTCATATCTGTCACCTTCAACCTTTTTCATGGCATATGTTGAGTCATCTTCTGGATTGTTCCGTCGTTCATCCATTTCTTTTTTTGTATCATTTAATTTCTTGAGATACTCTTCCTTTTGACTCTCTGCAGTATCATTAGCAGCTGTGTTTTTTTCCGTTTTATTTGTACCAGTATTTTCTTTAGGTGCCTCACCATTTGCTGTTTGAGAACTGCTGTTATGTTCAGCTTGTTTATCTGCTGAATTGCTTGATTCTGTGGATGAGTTATTACAAGCAGCCAAAATCAGTACCGCAACTAAAGAGAAAATCACCTCAAAAGTTTTCATTATGAAAGTCCTCCTTTTATGGAAGTGAGTGACGTTCCTCCTTTTATTCCCTTTATTTAACAATATAACAATTACAATTATTGTTAATCAATTTATATGTATATTTCTCGGTTTATTTTTAGAAGCAAGACAGCAGCATAAATAAAAAAGCACCAAACCCCCAACCGGGAATTTGATGCTTCATATCTCTAAGTAGTAAAAAACCACCAAACATATGTATTTGGTGGAGACGGTGGGAGTCGAACCCACGTCCAGAAACATCGGCACTTAAGCTTCTACGAGTGTAGTCAACATATTCGCGATTCGCTCATTCTTATGCCTGCTGACGGGCGTCCGATGAGCTAGCCTGGTTGTTCTCTTCCTTCTTCCTCAGACGGTGGAATCCGGCGTAGCCCACTTAAAGTGAGTCCCTTACCCTACCACATGGGCGATGGAGGGAGGAACCGCTAAGCGCTATTAAGCAGCTAAAGCGAAGTTGTTTTGTTGTTTGCCAGTTATAGGCTTTGACGTTTTAACGAGGCCGATCCCCTCGACTCGCAACCTAAGCTCGAACTATCCCTGTCGAATCCGTAACGTCCCCATAAGGATAAAATCTAGTGATTGTTACATCACTGGATTCACGCTATTTGCGTTAACGTTAGGAAGCTCAAAAATAGGAGCTTTAAGTTATGCTTGTCTTAACGACATAATTTATTATAACATAAACATCCTAGATTTCAATTGTAAGTTTTTGGATTACATTTTTTGTCTATCTCTTAAGGCACGCTCGATGCTGCGGTTTGCTTCTTTGCGCTTTAATGTCTCACGCTTGTCATAGTTTTTCTTACCCTTACCGAGCCCGATTAAAACCTTGGCAAAGCCGTTTTTCATATAAAGCTTCAATGGAACTAATGCATAACCGATTTCCTTCGTGTCGCCAATCAGCTGGTTTATCTGCTTTTTGTGAAGCAGCAGCTTGCGTGTTCTCAGCGGCTCATGATTATAACGGTTTCCTTGTTCATATGGGCTTATATGCATGCCATACAAAAATACTTCACCGTTATGAACACGGGCATATGATTCCTTCAGGTTAACCCTGCCAGCACGGATTGCCTTAATCTCTGTTCCTTGCAGCACGATGCCTGCTTCATATGTTTCCTCAATAAAATAATCGTGGTTCGCTTTTTTGTTTTGAGCGACTACTTTCCCTTCACCTTTTGGCATTAAAATCCCCTACCTTTATAACCTAATTGTATCAAATTATCTCTGTTCGGACAATTTTGATGAAGTTTATCAAAGGGAAGCAAGATATGCTTCCCTTTCTCAAAAACATTTTAGCGTTTCTTTTTCTTTCTTTTTGCTTTTGGGGCATTTTCATAAAACTTTC
This DNA window, taken from Niallia sp. Man26, encodes the following:
- a CDS encoding aldo/keto reductase gives rise to the protein MKVRRLGNSELEVSSIGLGLMGMSPGIYGQTNDEESIRTIHSAMELGVTLLDTADVYGNGHNESLLGKALQGKRDKAIVATKFAYTTNYEKIVGHPDYIQKAVEDSLRRLNIDYIDLYYQHRVDPNVPIEETIGAMSDLVTAGKVRAIGLSEASVDTIKRAHNIHPISALQTEYSLWSRDIEEEILPVVRDLGITHVAYSPLSRGFITGEISNFKDFGDDDLRRFMPRFQGENFQKNLDIVSEIQNMAKEKNVTPSQLAIAWTIANGALPIPGTKRQKYLEENVGALEVELTPQDLVRLDSINPKNTVYGNRYDDNNMKDLSL
- a CDS encoding lysozyme inhibitor LprI family protein, whose amino-acid sequence is MKTFEVIFSLVAVLILAACNNSSTESSNSADKQAEHNSSSQTANGEAPKENTGTNKTEKNTAANDTAESQKEEYLKKLNDTKKEMDERRNNPEDDSTYAMKKVEGDRYDTWDGLVNEIYGVLQKQLPSDEMEQLRNEQRKWIEYRDSTAKEASLKYEGGTMEQLEYVAVLGNLTEERCFELVEKYMQ
- a CDS encoding MerR family transcriptional regulator, translating into MRYKRRGHMGLTISEVAEKTGISPHTLRFYEKEGLVPTVNRDHNGIRIYEDYHLEWLSFMVCLRATNMPLSEMKKYVELTQYGKDSIRERKEMMLKHKKKVEEQLQETYSYLEKINYKLAFYDIHEKDLKILP
- the smpB gene encoding SsrA-binding protein SmpB gives rise to the protein MPKGEGKVVAQNKKANHDYFIEETYEAGIVLQGTEIKAIRAGRVNLKESYARVHNGEVFLYGMHISPYEQGNRYNHEPLRTRKLLLHKKQINQLIGDTKEIGYALVPLKLYMKNGFAKVLIGLGKGKKNYDKRETLKRKEANRSIERALRDRQKM